The proteins below come from a single Salinilacihabitans rarus genomic window:
- the cas2 gene encoding CRISPR-associated endonuclease Cas2, producing the protein MRLVIAYDVSDDTNRRRVYRTLQRYGAWQQYSVFELEIDSAQRVELVDELESYINSSDGDRIRIYRLCSACQDATTDIGSEPPDEQSNVI; encoded by the coding sequence ATGCGTCTCGTGATCGCATACGACGTCAGCGACGATACAAATCGCCGCCGTGTGTATCGGACGCTACAACGATACGGTGCTTGGCAACAGTACAGTGTCTTCGAACTCGAGATAGACAGTGCCCAACGCGTCGAGCTGGTAGACGAACTTGAGTCATACATCAATTCTAGCGACGGAGACCGAATTCGGATCTATCGACTCTGTAGTGCCTGCCAAGACGCGACGACGGATATCGGGAGTGAGCCACCCGACGAACAGTCGAACGTAATCTGA
- the cas1 gene encoding CRISPR-associated endonuclease Cas1 encodes MKESEAIFEDSVIFVTKQGTQVRIDGGQVVIWNVDAEEDEDRKLAGYPIEQLDTINVFGGVNFSTPFVAKANEHGIVLNYFTENGKYRGSFVPEKNTIAEVRRAQYALSRDDEIAIARQMIQAKVRNARTLLSRKGVYGTDVLKDLGVRVEDATTKDDIRGVEGEAAERYFQRLDETLIDGWTFEKRTKRPPEDHINSLLSLTYVFMKNEVLAALRQYNLDPFLGVLHADRHGRPSLALDLQEEFRPIFCDAFVTRLVNRGTITHDDFRKDNRLNGDAFKTYCAKFDEFMKEELTHPHFEYTVTRRKAIRQQAILLRKTITSELDKYHSFSFVR; translated from the coding sequence ATGAAAGAATCAGAAGCGATCTTCGAGGATTCGGTCATCTTCGTGACCAAACAAGGTACCCAAGTCCGGATCGACGGGGGGCAGGTCGTGATCTGGAACGTCGACGCCGAGGAAGATGAAGACCGAAAATTAGCTGGATATCCGATCGAGCAGCTAGATACAATCAACGTCTTCGGCGGGGTCAACTTCTCGACGCCGTTCGTCGCGAAGGCAAACGAACACGGGATCGTCCTCAACTACTTCACCGAGAACGGGAAGTACCGAGGAAGCTTTGTTCCTGAGAAGAACACAATCGCGGAGGTCCGTCGAGCACAGTACGCCCTCTCGAGGGATGATGAGATCGCTATCGCTCGACAGATGATTCAGGCGAAGGTTCGCAACGCACGAACGCTGCTCTCCCGGAAGGGCGTGTACGGAACGGATGTCCTCAAGGACCTTGGTGTCCGGGTGGAGGACGCGACGACGAAAGACGACATCCGTGGCGTGGAGGGTGAAGCTGCAGAGCGATACTTCCAGCGACTCGACGAGACGCTCATCGACGGCTGGACGTTCGAAAAACGGACAAAACGACCACCGGAAGATCACATCAACTCGTTGTTATCACTGACCTACGTCTTCATGAAAAACGAGGTACTGGCTGCACTTCGACAATATAATCTTGATCCGTTTCTCGGTGTGTTACACGCTGATCGCCACGGCCGCCCATCACTCGCATTGGACCTCCAGGAGGAGTTTCGACCGATCTTCTGCGATGCCTTCGTCACGCGGCTAGTCAACCGAGGGACGATTACCCACGACGACTTCCGGAAGGACAACCGACTCAACGGCGACGCGTTCAAGACCTACTGCGCGAAGTTCGACGAGTTCATGAAAGAAGAACTGACCCACCCACACTTTGAGTACACCGTCACGCGACGTAAGGCAATTCGCCAGCAAGCAATTCTCTTGCGAAAGACAATCACTAGCGAGCTCGACAAGTATCACTCATTTTCGTTTGTACGATAA
- the cas4 gene encoding CRISPR-associated protein Cas4 has product MIGSGFRDELVHVSALQEFVYCSRRYYYHRYHDQIGSPFELVDGRSKHATQSRRGGWTTERYFRSEELGLHGKIDLVESDHGSLTPVERKRAESGDYYLSDEVQLAGYCMLLESAIDEQVNVGYIYLYSTDERHAIRISDNHRQTVEETVSRINSMTVSSIPPFTDNPSKCDGCSAREYCLPAETARMEHDKVRGTGWEDQQ; this is encoded by the coding sequence ATGATAGGATCGGGATTCAGGGATGAACTCGTGCACGTTAGTGCGTTACAGGAGTTCGTTTATTGTTCACGACGATATTACTATCATCGATATCACGATCAGATCGGTTCGCCGTTTGAGCTCGTTGACGGGCGATCGAAACACGCTACCCAGTCACGCCGTGGCGGTTGGACCACGGAACGGTACTTCCGATCGGAAGAGCTCGGATTGCATGGAAAGATTGACCTCGTCGAGAGTGATCATGGTTCGCTTACCCCTGTCGAGCGGAAACGGGCCGAGAGTGGGGATTACTATCTGAGTGATGAGGTTCAGTTGGCTGGATACTGTATGTTGCTTGAGTCTGCGATCGATGAGCAAGTCAATGTCGGATATATTTATCTCTACTCGACAGACGAACGACACGCGATCCGAATTTCGGACAACCATCGACAAACCGTGGAAGAAACCGTCTCCCGCATCAACTCGATGACTGTCAGTTCGATCCCACCATTCACGGATAATCCGAGTAAATGCGACGGCTGTTCTGCACGCGAATACTGCCTACCGGCTGAAACCGCCCGAATGGAACATGATAAAGTCCGTGGCACAGGCTGGGAGGACCAGCAATGA